GCTTTTTGTTGATCGTCCCAAAAGGAAGGATCAGCCATCTGGTTCTCTAGCTCACTAATTTTTGCTTCTTTGACTTCGAGGTCAAAGAGACCCCCTAAAGTCAGCCAGCCTTGCAGCCATATTTTCTAATTCCTGACGAATTTCTACTAATTCCATCTCTTCACCTCATAAAATTGTTATATGCGACAAGAACGGCAGCACTTGGCTGCCACGTGTTTCCAGCTCTAACAGGCCGTAGGATTGATGTTACGCGAGGGATCAACTGACCGTTAGAGCTAAGATTTATTCACTTTATTCTGCTTTGCCGCAGCAATTTTTATATTTTTTCCCGCTTCCGCAATGGCATGGCTGGTTTCGTCCAATGTCCACCACTTTACGGACTGGTTTTTTCTTCGCAGCTTTTTCTTCATCGCCTTCTTTCGGCTGATGTGCGGTAGTCTGCCCTTGTATGACCTCTTCTCGTTCGAGGTTATTTTGAATTTCTGCCTTCAGGACGTATTTTGCCACATCATCCTCAATCGAAGCGACCATGTTTTCAAACATCGCAAAGCCTTCCATTTGATATTCGCGTAAAGGATTTGTTTGCGCATAAGCCCGTAAATGGATACCTTGGCGAAGCTGATCCATCGCATCGATATGATCCATCCACTTGGAATCTACTGCACGAAGCACGATGACTTTTTCAAACTCGCGCATTTGTTCAACGCCGTAATTTTCTTCTTTCTCACTATATTTCGTTTCAATGCGATCCATGATTCGTTCTGATATTTCTTCAGACTCTAAACCGAAAATATCGCTTTTTTCCAAAGCGCCCTCATCCAAATAAATCGCATTAATTTGTTCAACAAGCCCATCCAGGTTCCATTCTTCCTGAAGCTCTTCTTTTGGTGTGAACGAAGCGACAGTCCTCTCCATTGAAGAGCGGATCATGTCGAGAACAATTGAACGCAGATCCTCCGACTCAATGACATCGAAACGCTGCTTATAGATGACTTCGCGCTGCTGTCTAAGAACATCATCATATTGCAACAGCTGCTTACGGGAATCAAAGTTGTTGCCTTCTACGCGTCTTTGGGAAGATTCAACCGCTCGCGAAACCATTTTGCTTTGAATCGGAGTATTGTCGTCCATGCCGAACCGGTCGAGCATCGCCATCGTCCGCTCCGCACCAAATCTGCGCATGAGTTCATCCTCCATAGATAAGTAAAATTGCGTAATTCCCGGATCTCCCTGACGACCTGAACGACCTCTCAGCTGATTGTCTATCCGTCTTGATTCATGGCGTTCAGTCCCGATAACGGCAAGTCCTCCCAGTTCCTTTACGCCTTCACCTAATTTAATGTCGGTTCCGCGTCCAGCCATGTTCGTGGCAATTGTGACAGACCCTTTTTGGCCGGCCGCTTCAATTATTTGTGCTTCACGTTCATGGTTTTTTGCATTTAATACTTCATGGGGGATTCCTTTATTTTTCAGCATTTTAGCAATAAGCTCTGACGTTTCAACAGCAACTGTCCCTACAAGAACAGGCTGGCCTGTCATGTAGCGCTGAGCAACATCTTCTACAACTGAATTAAATTTCCCCTTCATTGAGCGGTAAATTAAGTCCGGGCGATCATCACGGATTATCTCTTTGTTGGTCGGAATACAGACAACCTGCATATTGTAAATATTGCGGAATTCTTCTTCCTCTGTTTTCGCAGTACCCGTCATACCAGCAATTTTATTGTACATCCGGAAATAGTTTTGGAACGTAATCGTCGCTAGTGTCATGCTTTCGTTTTGTACTTCCAAACCTTCTTTCGCTTCAATGGCTTGATGCAGGCCATCACTGTATCGGCGCCCCTTCATTAAACGACCCGTAAATGAATCAACGATGATGACTTCGCCGTTCTCAACAACGTAATCAACATCCTTTTGCATGGATGCGTGTGCTTTTAATGCCTGGCCGATATGGTGGTTTAAGGCTACATTTCTCACATCAAATAGGTTGTCAATTCCGAATGCTTTTTCGGCTTTCGTCATTCCGTCTTCAGTTAACTGTACACCTTTTGTTTTTACATCATAAATATAGTCGTCTTCTTTTTTGAGAGTACGGACAAAAGCATTTGCTTGCACATACAGCTTTGTTGATTTAGCAGCCTGGCCGGAAATAATTAATGGTGTCCTCGCTTCATCGACAAGAATCGAATCGACCTCATCAATAACGGCAAAATTCAGCGGCCGCTGTACCATGTCTTCTTTATACAACACCATGTTATCCCGTAAATAATCAAAACCAAGCTCGTTATTGGTAGAATAGGTGATATCCGCTGCATAGGCTTCTCTTTTTTCAGCTTTTGATAAGCTGTTTAAATTCAAACCAACTGTCAGCCCTAAAAATTCAAAGATTCTACCCATTTCCTCGGCATCGCGGCTAGCCAAATATTCGTTAACGGTAACGACATGAACACCGTTGGCAGAAAGCGCGTTTAAATAAACCGGCATGGTGGAAGTCAGCGTTTTTCCTTCCCCGGTTTTCATTTCTGAAATATTGCCTTCATGAAGTGCTACCCCGCCCATAAGCTGTACTTTGAAAGGGTACATGCCCGTCACTCGTTTAGAGGCTTCTCTTACAACCGCAAAGGCTTCCGTTAGAAGATCGTCCAGCCCTTCTCCTTTATCCAGCCGCTCTCTGAAATCTGCGGTTTTACTCCTTAATTCATCATCAGACAGTTGTTCCATTTCCTTGCCTAATGCATCTATTTCATTCGCTTTTTTTTCATAACGGTTTAATGTACGTTTCGTCGGATCAAACACTTTGTTTAAAATTCCAAGCATGTATAAACGCTCCTCTTGTCCCATACCTAAACAGGATGATAAAACTGGCATAGGTTAATGTGTCTAGATTTATTTTATCACATCTTATGATATTTCCAAACCATATACAAAAGACTGCCTCCAGTTTTTCCTGTAGGAGGCAGTCTTTTTCATAAGATGTTATTCAGTCGGCTCAATCAATCCGTATTTTCCGTCGTTTCTTCTATAAACAACATTCGTTAAATTGGTTTCGGCATTTGTAAAAACAAAAAAATTGTGTCCCAGCATATTCATTTGCAGAATTGCTTCTTCATTATCCATCGGTTTTAAATTAAACCTTTTTTGCCTGACAATCTCAGGCCGGTCTTCCTCTATTTCTTCTGCGGCAGCTGCAGCTTCTCCGTTAGCTGCTCCGTTTTCAAATGAATGCTTAGGTGTATCCAGTTCCCGGACTTTTCTGTTGACTTTCGTTTTATGTTTGCGAATTTGCCTTTCCAGTTTGCCGGAAGCTAGATCAACTGCGTTATACATATCCTCGTTATGCACTTCTGCCCTTAACACTAAATCGGTCATTGGAATGGTCACTTCTACCTTCGATTCTTGGTCACTGTAAAATTTTAAATTGACATTTACAATGGCATTGACGCTTTTTTCAAAGTACCTTTCCATTTTGCCGATTTTTCGCTCTACATGCTCTTTTAACGCTGATGTC
This window of the Bacillus gobiensis genome carries:
- the secA gene encoding preprotein translocase subunit SecA, producing MLGILNKVFDPTKRTLNRYEKKANEIDALGKEMEQLSDDELRSKTADFRERLDKGEGLDDLLTEAFAVVREASKRVTGMYPFKVQLMGGVALHEGNISEMKTGEGKTLTSTMPVYLNALSANGVHVVTVNEYLASRDAEEMGRIFEFLGLTVGLNLNSLSKAEKREAYAADITYSTNNELGFDYLRDNMVLYKEDMVQRPLNFAVIDEVDSILVDEARTPLIISGQAAKSTKLYVQANAFVRTLKKEDDYIYDVKTKGVQLTEDGMTKAEKAFGIDNLFDVRNVALNHHIGQALKAHASMQKDVDYVVENGEVIIVDSFTGRLMKGRRYSDGLHQAIEAKEGLEVQNESMTLATITFQNYFRMYNKIAGMTGTAKTEEEEFRNIYNMQVVCIPTNKEIIRDDRPDLIYRSMKGKFNSVVEDVAQRYMTGQPVLVGTVAVETSELIAKMLKNKGIPHEVLNAKNHEREAQIIEAAGQKGSVTIATNMAGRGTDIKLGEGVKELGGLAVIGTERHESRRIDNQLRGRSGRQGDPGITQFYLSMEDELMRRFGAERTMAMLDRFGMDDNTPIQSKMVSRAVESSQRRVEGNNFDSRKQLLQYDDVLRQQREVIYKQRFDVIESEDLRSIVLDMIRSSMERTVASFTPKEELQEEWNLDGLVEQINAIYLDEGALEKSDIFGLESEEISERIMDRIETKYSEKEENYGVEQMREFEKVIVLRAVDSKWMDHIDAMDQLRQGIHLRAYAQTNPLREYQMEGFAMFENMVASIEDDVAKYVLKAEIQNNLEREEVIQGQTTAHQPKEGDEEKAAKKKPVRKVVDIGRNQPCHCGSGKKYKNCCGKAE
- the hpf gene encoding ribosome hibernation-promoting factor, HPF/YfiA family; its protein translation is MEFIIRGENIDVTSALKEHVERKIGKMERYFEKSVNAIVNVNLKFYSDQESKVEVTIPMTDLVLRAEVHNEDMYNAVDLASGKLERQIRKHKTKVNRKVRELDTPKHSFENGAANGEAAAAAEEIEEDRPEIVRQKRFNLKPMDNEEAILQMNMLGHNFFVFTNAETNLTNVVYRRNDGKYGLIEPTE